The Nitrosospira multiformis ATCC 25196 region CCTTTAATCTACGTGAAATGATCCGGAACTGTTGACCGTGCATATGGATGGGATGCGGCAACATCATCATGCCCATGCCGCCCATTCCCCCTCTCATTCCACGACCCCCTCCTCCCATGCCGCCCATTCCATCCCGCCCACCCATCATCGACCCATGCTCGTTGGTTATACGGACCTTTCGGATGGTATTGAGCGGGATGCGTTCGATATCCATTGCTTCATGCATTTCGAAAGACGCGCCGTTTAAGAGGGGCGACATATGCTCCATGGAGGCGGCGATTGGTACAGGCTGATCCGGATTTGCAATATCGCTTTCTGGCAGATTGCGCATCCTGACCAGCCTCTCCGGCAGCCGGGGAGACTCGCTGACTTTTTCAACAACGCTGAATTTCACAATCGGAAAGTCTTCACCTTGGGCCAGTCTTGCTGTTCCCATGCCCATGCCGCCCCTGCCTCCCATTCTCCCGCGGCCCATGCCACCGTGCATTCCCATGCCGCCACCCATCCCCATTCCCATTCCCATCTGGGGAAAGTCGTATTCGAGGCTCTGCAGCGTCAAATCCGTTCCAGGCTTGCGGCCGCTGAAGTCGACCCAAAGCTCGACCCGCTCTGCAGGTGCCAGTATGATATATGGAAAGGTTTCCGGCGCTTCCAGCAGGCCTCCGTCGGTGCCGATTGCTGTCAGGGGCATGCCGTCTTCCCATCCCAGCTTGTAAATCCTCGAATTCGAGCCGTTGAAAACGCGTATTCGATAAGCGCGGCTTTTTACCGGAATAGTAGCGTTTACCTGCCCGTTAACCAGGATGGTATCTCCCAGGAAACCCGTCATCCGCTCATGCATCCCGAAAATGTATTGCAACTGATTTCCCGCGGTGAAGCGACGGTCCTGAATGACGAGGGGAAGATCGTACTCGCCATCGGGCAGATTCAATTTTTGCTCCTGCTCATCCGTAATCGTGATCAATCCGGCCTGGCCGCGATAGACCTGCGGCCCTGTCATTTCATGCGGGTGTGC contains the following coding sequences:
- a CDS encoding multicopper oxidase family protein; protein product: MKNQDYKRRQFMQYALAGAASAMFPGWAWSQHGAGAGILNTKPNSAFKPDVEIEFIAQIAEIQILPGPRTSVFKYDGKVLRGPETALLKSTSYLGPIMNLAHGQKVRIFYYNKLPEPSIMHWHGMHVPQKMDGHPMYAIEPGERYVYEFEVKNPAGTNWYHAHPHEMTGPQVYRGQAGLITITDEQEQKLNLPDGEYDLPLVIQDRRFTAGNQLQYIFGMHERMTGFLGDTILVNGQVNATIPVKSRAYRIRVFNGSNSRIYKLGWEDGMPLTAIGTDGGLLEAPETFPYIILAPAERVELWVDFSGRKPGTDLTLQSLEYDFPQMGMGMGMGGGMGMHGGMGRGRMGGRGGMGMGTARLAQGEDFPIVKFSVVEKVSESPRLPERLVRMRNLPESDIANPDQPVPIAASMEHMSPLLNGASFEMHEAMDIERIPLNTIRKVRITNEHGSMMGGRDGMGGMGGGGRGMRGGMGGMGMMMLPHPIHMHGQQFRIISRRLKGADTDSYASVREGFINSGWKDTVLVMPNEEIDVIKPFEDYTGLFLYHCHNLEHEDLGMMRNFYVS